A single genomic interval of Mesoplodon densirostris isolate mMesDen1 chromosome 8, mMesDen1 primary haplotype, whole genome shotgun sequence harbors:
- the PDCD1 gene encoding programmed cell death protein 1, with the protein MGTPWALWPLVWAVLQLGWRPGWLLDAPSRPWSPLTFSPARLTVPEGANATFTCSFSSKPEHFVLNWYRMSPSNQTDKLAAFPEDRSQPGRDRRFHVTPLPGGRHFHMSIMAAQRNDSGVYFCGAIYLPPKTQINESRPAELTVTEGVLELPTERPSPPPRPEGQLQGLVAGITSVLLGVLLLLLLAWVLAAVFLWVTRGKAPDRRPIPPSLPKKEGSSTRPACTVDYGELDFQWREKTPEPPAPCVPEQTEYATIVFPGRPGSPGRRASADSPQGPRPPRTEDGHCSWPL; encoded by the exons ATGCCCCCAGCAGGCCCTGGAGCCCCCTCACCTTCTCCCCGGCCCGGCTCACTGTGCCCGAGGGGGCGAACGCCACCTTCACCTGCAGCTTCTCCAGCAAGCCCGAGCACTTCGTCCTCAACTGGTACCGCATGAGCCCCAGCAACCAGACAGACAAGCTGGCCGCCTTCCCCGAGGACCGCAGCCAGCCTGGCCGGGACCGGCGCTTCCACGTCACGCCACTGCCCGGTGGGCGACACTTCCACATGAGCATCATGGCCGCCCAGCGCAATGACAGCGGCGTCTACTTCTGTGGGGCCATCTACCTGCCCCCCAAGACGCAGATCAACGAGAGCCGGCCTGCGGAGCTCACGGTGACAG AGGGAGTCCTGGAGCTGCCCACAGAgcgccccagccccccaccccggcctgaaGGCCAGTTACAGGGCCTGGTCGCCGGCATCACAAGCGTCCTGCTGGGGgttctgctgctgctactgctggcCTGGGTCCTGGCGGCCGTTTTCCTCTGGGTCACTCGAGGTAAGGCCCC AGACCGACgacccatccctccctctctccccaaaaAGGAGGGCTCCTCCACCAGACCTGCGTGCACCGTGGACTACGGGGAGCTGGACTTCCAGTGGCGAGAGAAGACCCCGGAGCCCCCGGCCCCCTGTGTCCCGGAACAGACCGAGTACGCCACCATCGTCTTCCCGGGCAGGCCGGGCTCCCCAGGCCGCAGGGCTTCCGCAGACAGCCCGCAGGGGCCCCGGCCTCCGAGGACTGAGGACGGACACTGCTCCTGGCCCCTCTGA
- the NEU4 gene encoding LOW QUALITY PROTEIN: sialidase-4 (The sequence of the model RefSeq protein was modified relative to this genomic sequence to represent the inferred CDS: inserted 5 bases in 4 codons; deleted 1 base in 1 codon; substituted 4 bases at 4 genomic stop codons), whose protein sequence is MALVTGSTPTGSALKMDLGNWVWKVARLAGRSWILTQPWGMASSQLPATEWALVSACEWVGEASTPAAAPQPTLRGPLLRHLRFLSQPLDPTALRGADSLPSLGGGLASPPLCESERDPRQGAVGLQTVCAPNAPTPEAPPLKPSPTRRDPADSGILGPPAEHGAPRVPARTMRFQGETAGLTYRMPSLLPVPPGPILLAFAEQRLSPDNAXAHCLVQRTGTLAGGSVRWGAARVLGTAVLDEHRSRNPCPVHVARTASXLLFIAVHGHTREAAQIAAGEENAARLFGATSRDAGRSWGGAQGLTAEAVGGAEQDWATFAVGSSHGVRLCSGCLLVPAYTXRMDRXECFGETCGTGPHSFXRTWHHGGLVPNLRSGEGQLAVVDSGQTGGILYCNAWSPLGSHVQVLSVDEGASFLPGELVLTLAGAAGGCQGSTVGFPAPPSSRLEDEGCCMGSRNPLHPPHLCPGPQEPPEERGRWRHPRGRGLCGTEGCGDGSGEPGPGPGLGGNRGAWTPELPVPXSALSQSPTWLLYSHPVGRRAQLHTGIRLSRSPLDPHSCPEPXAIHEGPSGYSDLVSIRPTPERALTFPCLYESGTAFSYEEISFCMFSLQEVLGNVGAGTGHPXLGDKPPGHCQPS, encoded by the exons ATGGCTCTGGTCACTGGTTCAACACCCACAGGCAGTGCTTTGAAGATGGACCTGGGGAACTGGGTCTGGAAGG TCGCACGGCTGGCGGGACGGTCCTGGATCCTGACACAGCCCTGGGGCAtggccagctcccagctcccggCCACAGAGTGGGCCCTTGTCTCTGCCTGTGAGTGGGTCGGAGAGGCAAGCACTCCTGCAGCTGCCCCGCAGCCAACTCTGCGGGGTCCG CTGCTCAGACACCTCCGGTTCCTGTCGCAGCCCCTGGACCCCACTGCGCTGCGGGGAGCAGACTCACTGCCATCCCTGGGTGGGGGCTTGGCCAGCCCACCTTTGTGCGAATCAGAACGGGACCCCCGGCAGGGGGCCGTCGGATTGCAGACCGTGTGTGCCCCCAATGCACCCACACCTGAGGCCCCGCCCTT AAAACCCTCGCCCACCCGGAGGGACCCCGCTGACTCTGGGATCCTGGGCCCGCCCGCAGAGCATGGGGCCCCGCGTGTCCCCGCACGGACCATGCGCTTCCAGGGCGAGACGGCCGGCCTGACGTACCGCATGCCCTCACTGCTGCCCGTGCCCCCCGGGCCCATCCTGCTGGCCTTTGCGGAGCAGCGGCTGAGCCCCGACAACGCCTAAGCCCACTGCCTGGTGCAGAGGACCGGCACGCTGGCTGGGGGCTCCGTGCGG TGGGGCGCCGCGCGCGTGCTGGGGACAGCGGTCCTGGACGAGCACCGCTCCAGGAACCCCTGCCCGGTGCACGTCGCGCGCACGGCCAG CTTACTCTTCATCGCCGTGCACGGGCACACCCGTGAGGCCGCGCAGATCGCTGCGGGCGAG GAGAACGCCGCGCGCCTCTTCGGCGCGACCAGCCGGGACGCGGGGCGCAGCTGGGGTGGCGCACAGGGCCTCACGGCGGAGGCGGTGGGCGGCGCCGAACAGG ACTGGGCCACGTTTGCCGTCGGCTCCAGCCATGGCGTCCGGCTGTGCTCGGGCTGCCTGCTGGTGCCGGCCTACACGTAACGCATGGACCGGTGAGAGTGCTTCGGTGAGACCTGCGGGACCGGTCCCCACTCCT GCCGCACCTGGCACCACGGGGGCCTCGTGCCCAACCTGCGCTCGGGCGAGGGCCAGTTGGCGGTGGTGGACAGCGGGCAGACCGGTGGCATCCTCTACTGCAATGCCTGGAGCCCTCTGGGCAGCCACGTGCAGGTGCTCAGTGTAGACGAGGGCGCCTCCTTCCTGCCTGGGGAGCTGGTACTCACCCTGGCCGGGGCCGCCGGGGGCTGCCAGGGCAGCACTGTGGGCTTTCCGGCCCCGCCCTCCAGCAGGCTGGAGGATGAGGGGTGCTGCATGGGTAGCAGGAACCCCCTCCACCCTCCACACCTCTGCCCTGGGCCCCAGGAACCCCCAGAGGAAAGAGGGCGCTGGAGACACCCGAGGGGGCGGGGTCTGTGTGGGACGGAGGGATGTGGGGATGGCTCTGGTGAgcctggcccagggcctgggcttggggGGAACAGGGGGGCCTGGACCCCCGAGCTCCCGGTCC CCTCGGCCTTGTCTCAGAGCCCCACGTGGCTGCTGTATTCCCACCCGGTGGGGCGCAGGGCACAGCTGCACACGGGCATCCGCCTGAGCCGGTCCCCCCTGGACCCCCACAGCTGCCCGGAGCCCTAGGCGATCCACGAGGGCCCCAGTGGCTACTCTGACCTGGTGTCCATCAGGCCTACCCCCGAGAGAGCCCTGACCTTCCCCTGTCTGTACGAGAGTGGGACCGCGTTCTCCTACGAGGAGATCTCCTTCTGCATGTTCTCCCTGCAGGAGGTCCTGGGGAACGTTGGGGCGGGCACTGGGCATC AGCTTGGGGACAAGCCTCCAGGGCACTGCCAGCCCTCCTGA
- the GAL3ST2 gene encoding LOW QUALITY PROTEIN: galactose-3-O-sulfotransferase 2 (The sequence of the model RefSeq protein was modified relative to this genomic sequence to represent the inferred CDS: inserted 1 base in 1 codon; deleted 2 bases in 1 codon; substituted 1 base at 1 genomic stop codon), with protein MGVGSAGSFRAPDLGAEGLPPAHRHFWATLLLLATVFLLAGFLHVDVRTAVPPLAGEAQGDPVTNVMFLKTHKTAGSTMLNTLLRFAETHNLAAALPAGGCFYLGYPWLFLARYVEGVEQGSPERRFNIKCDHLRFNQREVQKVMPSDTYFSILRNPVFQLESSFIYYKDYVPAFKGIASLEDFLASSQTYYNPSLGLRHAYARYSMWFDLAFDHDVPPEEGYVRARLADVERRFQLVLIAEHFDESTVLPRRLLPWRLDDVVSCRLNLRSPHSVASLTTSGQEHTKRWRALDWRLXQHFDCTFWARLRAELGPGRLRSEEQRLRGRGRGLAALCLQDGVPKGKSQVTXLCPYQSGRADILGYNLRPGLDNQMLHMCQRMVMPELQYVARLYTLQFPDKPPKNIHVLEAWRDGAGDSV; from the exons ATGGGGGTGGGCAGTGCTGGCTCCTTCCGGGCCCCTGACCTGGGGGCTGAAGGGCTTCCCCCTGCCCACAGGCACTTCTgggccaccctcctcctcctggcc ACGGTGTTCCTGCTGGCTGGCTTCCTCCACGTGGAC GTCAGGACCGCTGTTCCCCCACTTGCTGGTGAAGCCCAGG GGGACCCCGTGACCAACGTCATGTTCCTCAAGACGCACAAGACGGCCGGCAGCACCATGCTCAACACCCTCTTACGCTTCGCCGAGACGCACAACCTGGCGGCGGCGCTGCCGGCCGGCGGCTGCTTCTACCTGGGCTACCCCTGGCTCTTCCTGGCGCGCTACGTGGAGGGAGTTGAGCAGGGCAGCCCCGAGCGGCGCTTCAACATCAAGTGCGACCACCTGAGGTTCAACCAGCGGGAG GTGCAGAAAGTCATGCCCAGCGACACCTACTTTTCCATCCTCAGAAACCCTGTCTTCCAGCTGGAGTCCTCCTTCATCTACTACAAGGATTACGTCCCCGCCTTTAAGGGCATTGCCAGCCTAGAAGACTTCCTGGCGTCGTCGCAGACCTACTACAACCCGAGCCTGGGCTTGCGCCACGCCTACGCCCGGTACAGCATGTGGTTCGACCTTGCCTTTGACCACGACGTGCCGCCTGAGGAGGGCTACGTGCGCGCGCGCCTGGCTGACGTGGAGCGGCGCTTCCAGCTGGTGCTCATCGCGGAGCACTTCGACGAGTCCACGGTGCTGCCGAGGCGCCTGCTGCCCTGGCGGCTGGACGACGTGGTATCCTGCAGGCTCAATTTGCGCAGCCCGCACAGCGTCGCCAGCCTGACGACCTCGGGCCAGGAGCACACTAAGCGCTGGCGCGCCCTGGACTGGCGCCTCTAACAGCACTTCGACTGCACCTTCTGGGCCCGGCTGCGTGCAGAGCTGGGCCCGGGGCGGCTGCGCTCCGAGGAGCAGCGGCtgcgggggcgggggcgcgggcTGGCGGCCCTGTGCTTGCAGGATGGCGTGCCCAAGGGCAAGTCGCAGGTCA AGCTGTGCCCCTACCAATCCGGCAGGGCCGACATCCTGGGCTACAACCTCAGGCCGGGCCTGGACAACCAAATGCTGCACATGTGTCAGAGGATGGTCATGCCTGAGCTCCAGTATGTGGCTCGCCTGTACACCCTGCAGTTCCCTGACAAGCCCCCCAAGAACATCCATGTCCTGGAGGCCTGGAGGGATGGCGCCGGAGACTCTGTCTAG